The Hydrogenophaga crocea genome contains a region encoding:
- a CDS encoding alpha/beta fold hydrolase — protein sequence MSCLCIQRHRVPGVHGELSVQIQGDLQDPVVLMGHSILTSSALWESQAVQLLAQGYCVVRVDATGHGASAAPMAAVTMNGLAADAVAVLDALGIERAHYVGLSLGGMSGFGLGIHHADRVISLVLCAARADAPPEVAAPWSERIEQALQSNSCQPLARATVQRWFGDRYLDTHPEVAQTFRQLAAHTTVSGFIGCARAIQGLDYLPRVHTIAAPTTLIVGARDGVLPEAMRDIQARMPRASLDVIADAGHLPNIEQARAFNESLLRHFRRHGH from the coding sequence ATGAGCTGTCTGTGCATCCAGCGCCATCGCGTGCCCGGCGTCCATGGCGAGCTGTCGGTCCAGATCCAGGGCGACCTGCAGGACCCCGTGGTGCTGATGGGGCATTCCATCCTCACCTCGAGCGCGCTGTGGGAAAGCCAGGCCGTGCAGCTGCTCGCCCAGGGCTACTGCGTGGTGCGCGTCGACGCCACCGGCCATGGCGCCTCGGCCGCCCCGATGGCGGCCGTCACCATGAACGGGCTGGCGGCCGATGCGGTCGCGGTGCTCGACGCGCTGGGCATCGAACGCGCGCACTACGTGGGCCTGTCGCTCGGCGGCATGAGCGGCTTCGGCCTGGGCATCCACCACGCCGACCGCGTGATCAGCCTGGTGCTGTGCGCGGCGCGCGCCGACGCGCCCCCCGAGGTGGCCGCGCCCTGGAGCGAGCGCATCGAGCAGGCGCTGCAGAGCAACAGCTGCCAGCCGCTGGCGCGCGCCACGGTGCAGCGCTGGTTCGGCGACCGCTACCTCGACACCCACCCCGAGGTGGCCCAGACCTTCCGCCAGCTCGCGGCGCACACCACCGTCTCGGGCTTCATCGGCTGCGCGCGCGCCATCCAGGGGCTCGACTACCTGCCCCGCGTGCACACCATCGCCGCGCCCACGACGCTGATCGTCGGCGCGCGCGACGGCGTGCTGCCCGAGGCCATGCGCGACATCCAGGCGCGCATGCCGCGCGCCTCGCTCGACGTGATCGCCGACGCCGGACACCTGCCCAACATCGAGCAGGCCCGCGCCTTCAACGAGTCCCTGCTGCGCCACTTCCGCCGCCACGGCCACTGA
- a CDS encoding xanthine dehydrogenase family protein molybdopterin-binding subunit codes for MSAPRHPAYEAFKYIGRPRRAVEHRRFVLGQGHFAADVHLPGLLHVAIVASPHASARIVSIDTSPALALPGVHAALTGEQMNDAIKPMLPGVDAPSVTRYPLARGVVRYAGEWVVAVVAESRALAEDAAELVHVEYEPLPHAVDPEAAMAPGAPLVHPAHGSNVIWQRRFDWGPVDAHFAAAEHTLAYRVRWSRSATVPIETFVVTGLWSDATQMLDVWASIQMPKYPDLLAACLQLPGNAVRVHFDVDVGGSYGVKRGLKHSILVGYLAKRLGRPVRFLEDRLENMRGGDMQGPDRLFDVELAFNGDGRVRAMRMRALEDIGAYSGRSPLQLGKPVGAIVGPYTIESVTYDACAVLTNKTPQEAVRGFGQSPTNYAIETGMDKVARFLGMDRIELRRRNLIPANAFPYLIPSGTHYDSGDYETVMDKALAAAPYAELCRERDALRAQGLLAGIGLSTCLEPSGGNSAFEPLFNPKNLTTTWMDACLVRIDLNGAVTALMGTSSAGQAHETLVSTVVGEVLQRHPDSIRVLHADSLNALPSNSPVGSRMAIMLGGAAAGAARLLRSKLLAIAAHRFGVAPEALVYEDGDVFVQADPARRIGWAQLVEIAHRHYHEMPAGMEPGLQEKFCWEVPTGGQLPTADGRVQMYPCHSFESHLVLASLDPQTGQVRLHRYVVGHDCGVMINPDVVHGMTLGGVAHGLGAALFEKFAYSPEGQLLSGTFMDYLLPSAAEVPAITIVDHCTPSPLTTFGQKGSGEAGYLGGPAAIASAVNDALAPAGAAIDALPMTPQAIWRALQAARPTRS; via the coding sequence ATGAGCGCGCCGCGCCACCCGGCCTACGAGGCCTTCAAGTACATCGGCCGGCCGCGCCGGGCGGTGGAGCACCGCCGCTTCGTGCTGGGCCAGGGCCATTTCGCGGCCGACGTGCACCTGCCCGGCCTGCTGCACGTGGCCATCGTGGCCAGCCCGCACGCCAGCGCGCGCATCGTGTCCATCGACACCTCGCCCGCGCTCGCACTGCCCGGTGTGCACGCCGCGCTCACGGGCGAGCAGATGAACGACGCCATCAAGCCCATGCTGCCCGGCGTGGACGCGCCCAGCGTCACGCGCTACCCGCTGGCGCGCGGCGTGGTGCGCTACGCGGGCGAATGGGTGGTGGCCGTGGTGGCCGAGTCGCGGGCGCTGGCCGAAGACGCGGCCGAGCTCGTGCACGTGGAGTACGAGCCGCTGCCGCACGCGGTCGACCCCGAGGCCGCGATGGCGCCCGGCGCGCCGCTGGTGCACCCCGCGCACGGCAGCAACGTGATCTGGCAGCGCCGCTTCGACTGGGGCCCGGTGGACGCGCACTTTGCGGCCGCCGAGCACACGCTGGCCTACCGCGTGCGCTGGTCGCGCAGCGCCACGGTGCCGATCGAGACCTTCGTGGTCACGGGCCTGTGGAGCGACGCCACGCAGATGCTCGACGTCTGGGCCTCGATCCAGATGCCCAAGTACCCCGACCTGCTCGCGGCCTGCCTGCAGCTGCCCGGCAACGCGGTGCGCGTGCACTTCGACGTCGACGTGGGGGGCAGCTACGGCGTCAAGCGCGGCCTCAAGCACAGCATCCTCGTGGGTTACCTCGCGAAGCGGCTGGGCCGCCCGGTGCGCTTCCTCGAGGACCGGCTCGAGAACATGCGCGGCGGCGACATGCAGGGCCCCGACCGGCTGTTCGACGTCGAGCTCGCCTTCAACGGCGACGGCCGCGTGCGCGCCATGCGCATGCGCGCCCTGGAAGACATCGGCGCCTACTCGGGCCGCTCGCCGCTGCAGCTGGGCAAGCCGGTGGGCGCCATCGTGGGCCCCTACACGATCGAGAGCGTCACCTACGACGCCTGTGCGGTGCTCACGAACAAGACGCCGCAGGAAGCGGTGCGCGGCTTCGGCCAGTCGCCCACCAACTACGCGATCGAGACCGGCATGGACAAGGTCGCGCGCTTCCTGGGCATGGACCGCATCGAGCTGCGCCGGCGCAATCTCATCCCCGCCAACGCCTTTCCCTATCTCATCCCCAGCGGCACGCACTACGACTCGGGCGACTACGAGACCGTGATGGACAAGGCGCTGGCCGCCGCGCCCTACGCCGAGCTGTGCCGCGAGCGCGACGCGCTGCGCGCGCAGGGCCTGCTCGCGGGCATCGGCCTGTCGACCTGCCTCGAACCCTCGGGCGGCAACTCGGCCTTCGAGCCGCTGTTCAACCCCAAGAACCTCACCACCACCTGGATGGACGCCTGCCTGGTGCGCATCGACCTCAACGGCGCGGTGACCGCGCTCATGGGCACGTCGAGCGCGGGCCAGGCGCACGAGACCCTGGTGTCCACCGTGGTGGGCGAGGTGCTGCAGCGCCACCCCGACAGCATCCGCGTGCTGCACGCCGACTCGCTCAACGCCCTGCCCTCCAACAGCCCCGTGGGCAGCCGCATGGCGATCATGCTCGGCGGCGCGGCCGCGGGCGCGGCGCGGCTGCTGCGCAGCAAGCTGCTGGCCATCGCGGCGCACCGCTTCGGCGTGGCGCCCGAGGCCCTGGTGTACGAAGACGGCGACGTGTTCGTGCAGGCCGATCCCGCGCGCCGCATCGGCTGGGCGCAACTGGTGGAAATCGCGCACCGCCATTACCACGAGATGCCCGCGGGCATGGAGCCGGGCCTGCAGGAGAAGTTCTGCTGGGAGGTGCCCACGGGCGGGCAGCTGCCCACGGCCGACGGCCGCGTGCAGATGTACCCGTGCCACTCGTTCGAATCGCACCTGGTGCTCGCCAGCCTCGACCCGCAGACCGGCCAGGTGCGGCTGCACCGCTACGTGGTGGGCCACGACTGCGGCGTGATGATCAACCCCGACGTCGTGCACGGCATGACCCTGGGCGGCGTCGCGCACGGCCTGGGCGCGGCCCTGTTCGAGAAGTTCGCCTACTCGCCCGAAGGCCAGCTGCTGTCGGGCACCTTCATGGACTACCTGCTGCCCAGCGCCGCCGAGGTGCCGGCCATCACCATCGTCGACCACTGCACCCCCTCCCCGCTCACCACCTTCGGCCAGAAGGGCTCGGGCGAAGCGGGCTACCTCGGCGGCCCCGCCGCCATCGCCAGCGCCGTCAACGACGCGCTGGCCCCGGCCGGCGCCGCCATCGACGCCTTGCCCATGACCCCGCAAGCCATCTGGCGCGCCCTGCAGGCCGCGCGCCCCACCAGGAGTTGA
- a CDS encoding (2Fe-2S)-binding protein has translation MATPLVSIDIAVNGVIQPRTVEARTTLVDFLRDHLHLTGTHVGCEHGVCGACTVLLDGEPVRSCCLFAVQAKGMAVTTVEGLAPQRGQLSTLQDAFCEAHALQCGYCTPGMLVACHALIERTPHPSEAEIREAIGGNLCRCTGYQQIVDAVKRATAPAAEVSK, from the coding sequence ATGGCCACACCGCTCGTCTCCATCGACATCGCCGTCAACGGCGTGATCCAGCCGCGCACGGTGGAAGCGCGCACCACGCTGGTCGACTTCCTGCGCGACCACCTGCACCTCACCGGCACCCACGTGGGCTGCGAGCACGGCGTCTGCGGCGCCTGCACGGTGCTGCTCGACGGCGAGCCGGTGCGCTCGTGCTGCCTGTTCGCGGTGCAGGCCAAGGGCATGGCCGTGACCACGGTCGAAGGCCTGGCGCCGCAGCGGGGCCAGCTCTCGACGCTGCAGGACGCGTTCTGCGAAGCGCACGCGCTGCAGTGCGGCTACTGCACACCCGGCATGCTGGTGGCGTGCCACGCGCTGATCGAGCGCACGCCGCACCCGAGCGAGGCCGAGATCCGCGAAGCCATCGGCGGCAACCTGTGCCGCTGCACCGGCTACCAGCAGATCGTGGACGCGGTGAAGCGCGCCACCGCGCCCGCGGCGGAGGTGTCGAAATGA
- a CDS encoding FAD binding domain-containing protein, giving the protein MKAAPFEYILADSLAHALELLERHGHEAKPIAGGQSLVPMMAMRLARPAVLLDINRLSELRQLAVRPGGVQMGATTPQRVVEHSAELARALPLVRDALRWVGHIQTRNRGTVGGSLVHADPAAELPLAAVVLDASLHLRSHAGGERRIAARDFFLGPMFTATGETECLVDLHWPVWSGEGIRTAFSEVSMRHGDFAMAAAACQLQLDADGVCRRASFGLGGLDGTPRAFPELAQQLVGRRIDARLADELAHAAVAQTEPGTDLHASADYRRHLGVVTLSRVLQQAAQGHTAALQP; this is encoded by the coding sequence ATGAAAGCCGCCCCGTTCGAATACATCCTGGCCGACTCGCTGGCGCACGCGCTCGAGCTGCTCGAGCGCCACGGCCACGAGGCCAAGCCCATCGCCGGCGGCCAGAGCCTGGTGCCCATGATGGCCATGCGGCTGGCGCGTCCCGCGGTGCTGCTCGACATCAACCGCCTGTCCGAGCTGCGCCAGCTCGCGGTCCGGCCGGGCGGGGTGCAGATGGGCGCGACCACGCCGCAGCGCGTGGTCGAGCACAGCGCCGAACTCGCGCGCGCGCTGCCGCTGGTGCGCGATGCGCTGCGCTGGGTCGGCCACATCCAGACCCGCAACCGCGGCACGGTGGGCGGCAGCCTGGTGCACGCCGACCCGGCGGCCGAGCTGCCGCTGGCCGCCGTGGTGCTCGACGCCTCGCTGCACCTGCGCAGCCACGCCGGCGGCGAGCGCCGCATCGCCGCGCGCGACTTCTTCCTCGGCCCCATGTTCACCGCCACCGGCGAGACCGAATGCCTGGTCGACCTGCACTGGCCCGTGTGGTCCGGCGAGGGCATTCGCACGGCCTTCAGCGAGGTCTCGATGCGTCACGGTGACTTCGCCATGGCCGCGGCCGCCTGCCAGCTCCAGCTCGACGCCGACGGCGTGTGCCGCCGCGCGAGCTTCGGCCTCGGCGGCCTCGACGGCACGCCGCGCGCCTTCCCCGAACTCGCGCAGCAGCTCGTGGGCCGACGCATCGATGCGCGGCTGGCCGACGAGCTCGCGCACGCCGCCGTGGCGCAGACCGAGCCCGGCACCGACCTGCACGCGAGCGCCGACTACCGGCGCCACCTCGGCGTGGTGACGCTCTCGCGCGTGCTGCAGCAGGCCGCGCAAGGCCACACCGCCGCCCTTCAACCCTGA
- the gcvA gene encoding transcriptional regulator GcvA → MRRLPPMNAVRAFEAAARHVSFTKAADELNVTHGAVSRQVALLEEWLGTALFHRAASQLTLTADGRAFATELTSMLDRLAVLTMHMTQKAAPTALGVSAPPTFTMRWLIPRMSGFQRRRPETEVRLTTSLAPVNFQEHPYDIAIRGALEPLAGCHSVPFMTEIIVPVCHADLVESGGLRTPADLARQTLLHYATEPYPWSAWQRAAGLAPTAGASALNFEQMYFALQAAAEGLGVVLVPLFLVADDIGAGRLAAPFGLQGAMQRRYYANTALASARNPAVAEFLAWLAEEGRSTERFIAEWAKEMGWALPSAAPA, encoded by the coding sequence ATGAGACGCCTGCCCCCCATGAACGCCGTGCGCGCCTTCGAGGCCGCGGCCCGCCACGTGAGCTTCACCAAGGCCGCCGACGAGCTCAACGTGACCCACGGCGCGGTGAGCCGGCAGGTGGCGCTGCTCGAGGAATGGCTGGGCACCGCGCTGTTCCACCGCGCGGCCTCGCAGCTCACGCTCACGGCCGACGGGCGCGCCTTCGCGACCGAGCTCACGTCCATGCTCGACCGGCTGGCCGTGCTCACCATGCACATGACGCAGAAGGCCGCGCCGACGGCGCTGGGCGTGAGCGCGCCGCCGACCTTCACCATGCGCTGGCTGATCCCGCGCATGTCGGGCTTCCAGCGCCGCCGCCCCGAGACCGAGGTGCGGCTCACCACCTCGCTGGCACCGGTGAACTTCCAGGAGCACCCTTACGACATCGCGATCCGCGGCGCGCTCGAGCCGCTCGCGGGCTGCCATTCGGTGCCCTTCATGACGGAAATCATCGTGCCCGTGTGCCACGCCGATCTGGTCGAGTCGGGCGGGCTGCGAACGCCCGCCGACCTGGCGCGCCAGACCCTGCTGCACTACGCGACCGAGCCCTACCCCTGGTCGGCCTGGCAGCGCGCCGCGGGCCTGGCGCCCACCGCGGGCGCGAGCGCGCTCAACTTCGAGCAGATGTACTTTGCGCTGCAGGCCGCGGCCGAAGGCCTGGGCGTGGTGCTGGTGCCGCTGTTCCTGGTGGCCGACGACATCGGGGCCGGCCGGCTGGCCGCGCCCTTCGGCCTGCAGGGCGCGATGCAGCGGCGCTACTACGCGAACACGGCGCTGGCCTCGGCGCGCAACCCCGCAGTGGCCGAGTTCCTGGCCTGGCTGGCCGAGGAGGGCCGCAGCACCGAGCGCTTCATCGCCGAGTGGGCGAAAGAGATGGGCTGGGCCCTGCCGTCGGCCGCGCCGGCCTGA
- a CDS encoding M48 family metallopeptidase produces MCLLCDLKTRLAPEPARPRPDPVWSARRAFVLAAGAAAAAPALAQVDVGQGSALRNLVPAEQLENAADKQYDQMMAEARAKGALAPASDPQLQRLRNIARRQIPHAAPWNDRAKRWQWEVNLIRSEQINAFCMPGGKIAFYTGILDKLQLSDDEAAMIMGHEMAHALREHARSRVAKTNATGMGLSIAAQLLGLGQLGDVAANLGTQLLSLKYSRDDETEADLVGLELAARSAYEPQASVTLWQKMAAAGGGAAPGFLSTHPSGPDRIRQLQANIPKVQGLYEQARRG; encoded by the coding sequence ATGTGCCTGCTCTGCGACCTCAAGACCCGCCTCGCTCCCGAACCCGCACGGCCCCGGCCCGACCCCGTGTGGTCGGCGCGCCGCGCCTTCGTGCTCGCCGCCGGTGCCGCCGCGGCCGCGCCCGCGCTCGCCCAGGTCGACGTGGGCCAGGGGTCGGCCCTGCGCAACCTGGTGCCTGCCGAGCAGCTCGAGAACGCCGCCGACAAGCAGTACGACCAGATGATGGCCGAGGCCCGGGCCAAGGGCGCGCTGGCCCCCGCCAGCGACCCGCAGCTCCAGCGCCTGCGCAACATCGCGCGCCGCCAGATCCCGCACGCCGCGCCCTGGAACGACCGCGCCAAGCGCTGGCAGTGGGAGGTCAACCTGATCCGCAGCGAGCAGATCAACGCCTTCTGCATGCCCGGCGGCAAGATCGCCTTCTACACCGGCATCCTCGACAAGCTCCAGCTCAGCGACGACGAGGCCGCGATGATCATGGGCCACGAGATGGCGCATGCGCTGCGCGAACACGCGCGCTCGCGCGTGGCCAAGACCAACGCCACCGGCATGGGCCTGTCGATCGCGGCCCAGCTGCTGGGCCTGGGCCAGCTCGGCGACGTGGCGGCCAACCTCGGCACGCAGCTGCTCAGCCTCAAATACAGCCGCGACGACGAGACCGAGGCCGACCTCGTGGGCCTGGAGCTCGCGGCGCGCTCGGCCTACGAGCCGCAGGCCAGCGTCACGCTGTGGCAGAAGATGGCCGCGGCCGGCGGCGGTGCGGCCCCGGGCTTCCTGTCCACCCACCCCAGCGGCCCCGACCGCATCCGCCAGCTGCAGGCCAACATCCCCAAGGTGCAGGGCCTGTACGAGCAGGCCCGGCGCGGCTGA
- a CDS encoding AmpG family muropeptide MFS transporter: MPPDHATPEPAPPTRPSWAQALRVYLEPASLRMFALGFAAGLPLLLVLGTLSFRLREAGIDRTTIGYLSWVGLAYGFKWCWAPLVDRLPIPLLTRALGRRRSWLLLSQLCIAAALVGMALADPRQGLEVVVWCALAVAFASATQDIALDAFRIESADAQRQGALAATYQTGYRLAMIWAGAGVLWLAARNEIAGAGYQQAGWSTAYLVMAASMAVGVVTVLLSREPARVELPPARSAAEWLRGALIEPFADFLRRYGKQAVLILALIGVYRISDVVMGIMANPFYVDMGYTKDQVAAVSKVYGVIMTLLGAFIGGAMAMRMGVMRVLMLGAVLSAGSNLLFAWLAGELGHSASLTALIFVISADNLSAGVASAAFIAYLSSLTNVSYSATQYALFSSMMLLAPKWLAGYSGAFVDAHGYVPFFLGTAALGLPVLLLVWLATRWVARPARGPIL; encoded by the coding sequence ATGCCGCCCGACCACGCCACCCCCGAGCCCGCCCCTCCCACCCGCCCGAGCTGGGCCCAGGCGCTGCGCGTCTACCTCGAGCCCGCGAGCCTGCGCATGTTCGCGCTCGGCTTCGCGGCCGGCCTGCCGTTGCTGCTGGTGCTGGGCACGCTGAGCTTCAGGCTGCGCGAGGCGGGCATCGACCGCACCACCATCGGCTACCTGAGCTGGGTCGGCCTGGCCTATGGCTTCAAGTGGTGCTGGGCGCCGCTGGTGGACCGGCTGCCGATCCCGCTGCTCACGCGCGCCCTGGGGCGGCGGCGCAGCTGGCTGCTGCTGTCGCAGCTGTGCATCGCGGCCGCGCTGGTGGGCATGGCGCTGGCCGATCCACGCCAGGGCCTGGAGGTGGTGGTGTGGTGCGCGCTCGCGGTGGCCTTCGCCTCGGCCACGCAGGACATCGCGCTCGACGCCTTCCGCATCGAGTCGGCCGACGCGCAGCGCCAGGGCGCGCTGGCCGCCACCTACCAGACCGGCTACCGGCTGGCCATGATCTGGGCCGGCGCGGGCGTGCTGTGGCTGGCCGCGCGCAACGAGATCGCGGGCGCGGGCTACCAGCAGGCCGGCTGGAGCACCGCCTACCTGGTGATGGCCGCGAGCATGGCGGTGGGCGTGGTGACCGTGCTGCTCTCGCGCGAGCCCGCGCGCGTGGAACTGCCGCCCGCGCGCAGTGCCGCCGAGTGGCTGCGCGGCGCGCTGATCGAGCCCTTTGCCGATTTCCTGCGCCGCTACGGCAAGCAGGCCGTGCTCATCCTCGCGCTGATCGGCGTCTACCGCATCAGCGACGTGGTGATGGGCATCATGGCCAACCCCTTCTACGTGGACATGGGCTACACCAAGGACCAGGTCGCCGCGGTGAGCAAGGTCTACGGCGTGATCATGACCCTGCTGGGCGCTTTCATCGGCGGGGCCATGGCCATGCGCATGGGCGTGATGCGCGTGCTCATGCTGGGCGCGGTGCTCTCGGCGGGCAGCAACCTGCTGTTCGCCTGGCTCGCCGGCGAACTGGGCCACAGCGCCAGCCTGACCGCGCTCATCTTCGTGATCTCGGCCGACAACCTCAGCGCGGGCGTGGCCTCGGCGGCCTTCATCGCCTACCTCTCGAGCCTCACCAACGTGAGCTACTCGGCCACGCAGTACGCGCTGTTCAGCTCGATGATGCTGCTTGCGCCCAAGTGGCTCGCGGGCTATTCGGGCGCCTTCGTCGATGCCCACGGTTACGTGCCTTTCTTCCTGGGCACGGCGGCGCTGGGCCTGCCGGTGCTGCTGCTGGTGTGGCTGGCCACGCGCTGGGTGGCGCGGCCGGCGCGTGGCCCAATTCTCTGA
- a CDS encoding hybrid sensor histidine kinase/response regulator, translated as MRALIRRLSESYRSYHESNKSLLEWIGVVGAIAFPLLYALRLTGKLPPLYDDFALRTVATLCCLLLALRRWWPERLQPSYALFSYGAVLYCLAFMLPLTLLHNRATTPVAVNMVVSVVLVVLLTDWRNTLVMLTCGYTLSAITYWFTAADPRWPVDFLLWWFPVCGVLVAGGGIGKHVEKQAELERLRRLYAGLAGSIAHEVRTPLAQIQQVIDLAVARLPPASDAATLLVQGQQAVRRGLQAVTITLQQISGKPLDPADFKVLSAAHCLRKILDAYAYDTALARERVHLQVEEDFCFRGDETAFELTVFNLLKNALYYLPLHPQMDVQIRVLRHPQPCVVVRDSGPGMDPSLLPRLFGEFETRGKTEGTGLGLAFCRRVLDAFGGSIQCRSQRGVFTEFMLSLPACTASESARACLPDPEPGGLRGRTLLVVDDQTFNRVVAKTMLTRLGAYVLQAEHGEQALGLLRGGCVPDAILMDVSMPGLDGMATTRLLRAMPGPAGRVPVLALTANDSTAQESAAHAAGMQGVLGKPIDAQALEHALLRICRQRLAMPSGHASGA; from the coding sequence ATGCGTGCATTGATTCGGCGTCTCTCAGAGAGCTACCGTTCCTACCATGAGAGCAACAAATCTCTGCTCGAATGGATTGGCGTGGTCGGTGCAATTGCCTTCCCGCTTCTGTATGCCTTGAGGCTCACAGGAAAGTTGCCGCCGCTGTACGACGACTTCGCCCTGCGTACGGTGGCGACGTTGTGCTGTTTGCTGCTGGCCCTGCGCCGATGGTGGCCTGAGCGCTTGCAGCCAAGCTATGCCTTGTTTTCCTACGGTGCGGTGCTGTATTGCCTCGCGTTCATGTTGCCGCTTACGTTGCTGCACAACCGCGCCACCACACCCGTGGCCGTAAACATGGTGGTAAGCGTGGTGCTGGTGGTGCTGCTCACGGATTGGCGCAATACCTTGGTCATGCTGACGTGCGGCTACACGCTCAGCGCGATCACCTACTGGTTCACTGCAGCCGATCCCCGCTGGCCCGTCGACTTTCTGCTGTGGTGGTTTCCAGTGTGTGGCGTGCTGGTTGCGGGGGGTGGGATCGGCAAGCACGTGGAAAAGCAAGCCGAGCTCGAGAGATTGCGCCGCCTCTATGCAGGCCTTGCTGGTTCGATCGCTCATGAGGTGCGTACCCCCCTGGCCCAGATTCAGCAGGTCATCGATTTGGCCGTTGCCCGCCTGCCTCCCGCATCCGATGCCGCCACTCTGCTTGTGCAAGGCCAGCAGGCCGTGCGCCGCGGCCTCCAGGCCGTGACGATCACGCTGCAGCAAATCAGCGGTAAGCCCTTGGACCCCGCGGATTTCAAGGTCCTGTCAGCGGCGCATTGCCTGCGCAAGATTCTCGATGCCTACGCCTACGACACGGCGTTGGCCCGTGAGCGGGTTCATCTGCAGGTCGAGGAGGACTTCTGCTTCCGAGGCGACGAAACCGCCTTTGAGCTGACCGTGTTCAACCTGCTCAAGAATGCTCTGTACTACCTGCCGTTGCATCCGCAGATGGACGTACAGATCCGGGTCTTGCGGCACCCGCAGCCGTGCGTCGTGGTGCGCGACAGCGGCCCGGGCATGGATCCTTCGCTGCTGCCGCGTCTGTTCGGCGAATTCGAAACCCGTGGAAAGACCGAAGGCACCGGCCTGGGTCTGGCCTTTTGCCGCCGGGTGCTGGACGCGTTCGGGGGCAGTATCCAGTGCCGCTCCCAACGCGGTGTGTTCACCGAGTTCATGTTGAGCCTGCCTGCGTGCACGGCGTCCGAGAGTGCGCGGGCTTGCCTGCCCGATCCAGAGCCAGGTGGGCTCAGGGGACGCACCTTGTTGGTGGTGGACGACCAGACATTCAATCGCGTGGTCGCCAAGACCATGCTGACCCGCCTTGGAGCCTATGTGTTGCAGGCGGAGCACGGTGAACAAGCCCTCGGCCTGCTGCGCGGTGGTTGTGTGCCCGACGCCATCCTGATGGACGTGAGCATGCCCGGCCTGGACGGCATGGCCACGACGCGCTTGTTGCGCGCGATGCCGGGTCCGGCGGGCAGGGTGCCGGTGTTGGCCCTGACCGCCAACGATTCCACCGCCCAGGAAAGCGCGGCCCACGCGGCCGGGATGCAAGGGGTGCTGGGCAAGCCGATCGATGCCCAAGCACTCGAGCACGCGCTGCTCAGGATTTGCCGACAGCGCTTGGCAATGCCTTCAGGGCATGCTTCCGGGGCCTGA